The following coding sequences are from one Arthrobacter sp. PvP023 window:
- the atpD gene encoding F0F1 ATP synthase subunit beta yields the protein MTATATEHVAATSGATGRIARVIGPVVDVEFPADAIPSIYNALTTEITLNGETKTITFEVALHLGDNLIRAISLQATDGLVRGTNVVDTGSPITVPVGDGVKGHIFNVLGKPLDVDESEIQASDHWAIHRKAPAFATLEGSTEMLETGIKVIDLLTPYIKGGKIGLFGGAGVGKTVLIQEMITRVARNFGGTSVFAGVGERTREGNDLWVEMEEAGVLKDTALVFGQMDEPPGTRLRVALSALTMAEYFRDVQNQDVLLFIDNIFRFTQAGSEVSTLLGRMPSAVGYQPNLADEMGLLQERITSTKGHSITSMQAIYVPADDYTDPAPATTFAHLDATTELSREIASRGLYPAVDPLTSTSRILDPQYIGKDHYNTAVRVKQILQKNKELQDIIAILGVDELSEEDKIVVSRARRIQQFLSQNTYTAKQFTGVEGSTVSIKDTVEGFTAICDGELDHIAEQAFFNVGGLDDVERQWAKIQEQTK from the coding sequence ATGACTGCCACCGCTACCGAACACGTAGCCGCAACGTCCGGTGCTACCGGCCGTATTGCACGTGTTATTGGCCCGGTTGTCGACGTCGAATTCCCGGCTGACGCAATCCCCTCGATTTACAACGCACTCACCACGGAGATTACTCTCAACGGTGAGACCAAGACCATCACGTTCGAGGTTGCCCTCCACCTGGGTGACAACCTCATTCGCGCCATCTCCCTGCAGGCCACCGACGGACTCGTCCGCGGCACCAACGTTGTGGACACCGGCTCGCCCATCACCGTGCCCGTCGGCGACGGCGTCAAGGGTCACATCTTCAACGTCCTCGGCAAGCCGCTCGACGTTGACGAGTCCGAGATCCAGGCTTCGGACCACTGGGCAATCCACCGCAAGGCTCCCGCCTTCGCAACCCTCGAAGGCTCCACCGAGATGCTGGAAACCGGCATCAAGGTGATCGACCTCCTCACCCCGTACATCAAGGGTGGAAAGATCGGCCTCTTCGGCGGTGCCGGTGTCGGTAAGACCGTGCTGATCCAGGAAATGATCACCCGTGTTGCCCGCAACTTCGGCGGCACCTCGGTGTTCGCCGGCGTCGGCGAGCGTACCCGTGAAGGTAACGACCTCTGGGTCGAAATGGAAGAGGCAGGCGTCCTCAAGGACACCGCCCTTGTATTCGGCCAGATGGATGAGCCGCCGGGAACGCGTCTGCGCGTGGCGCTGTCCGCACTGACCATGGCGGAGTACTTCCGCGATGTGCAGAACCAGGACGTGCTGCTCTTCATCGACAACATCTTCCGCTTCACGCAGGCAGGTTCCGAGGTTTCCACCCTTCTCGGCCGCATGCCGTCCGCCGTGGGTTACCAGCCGAACCTTGCCGACGAGATGGGTCTCCTCCAGGAGCGCATTACGTCCACCAAGGGCCACTCCATCACCTCGATGCAGGCCATCTACGTTCCCGCGGATGACTACACCGACCCGGCACCGGCCACCACGTTCGCACACCTCGACGCGACCACGGAACTTTCCCGTGAAATCGCTTCGCGTGGTCTGTACCCGGCCGTGGATCCGCTGACGTCGACCTCCCGAATCCTGGATCCCCAGTACATCGGCAAGGACCACTACAACACGGCTGTCCGTGTGAAGCAGATCCTGCAGAAGAACAAGGAACTCCAGGACATCATCGCCATCCTCGGCGTTGACGAACTGTCTGAAGAGGACAAGATTGTCGTGTCGCGTGCACGCCGCATCCAGCAGTTCCTCTCCCAGAACACCTACACCGCCAAGCAGTTCACCGGCGTGGAAGGCTCCACCGTTTCCATCAAGGACACGGTCGAAGGCTTCACCGCCATCTGCGACGGCGAGCTTGACCACATTGCAGAGCAGGCGTTCTTCAACGTCGGCGGCCTGGATGACGTTGAGCGCCAGTGGGCCAAGATCCAGGAACAGACCAAGTAA
- a CDS encoding F0F1 ATP synthase subunit epsilon: MAELEVEIVAADHFVWSGAAKMVKARTSDGEIGILPGHSPLLAILAEGELAIEPVSGERIAVVVDGGFFSVDNNRVVIVADNAQMGEAATAGIR, from the coding sequence ATGGCTGAGCTTGAGGTTGAGATTGTCGCAGCGGATCACTTCGTGTGGTCCGGAGCGGCCAAGATGGTCAAGGCCCGCACCAGCGATGGTGAAATCGGAATCCTGCCCGGCCACTCGCCCCTGCTGGCGATTCTGGCCGAGGGTGAACTGGCCATTGAGCCGGTTTCCGGTGAACGCATTGCTGTAGTTGTCGACGGCGGATTCTTCTCCGTCGACAACAACAGGGTGGTCATTGTCGCTGACAACGCCCAAATGGGTGAAGCAGCTACTGCGGGGATCCGCTAG
- a CDS encoding DUF2550 domain-containing protein has product MNDPGFPFIALATVFALLIFALCLSGVRRFNLRRALGTVDASICTAGKGWQMGVCRYQDNDLEWFKLLSLSVRPKYTFRRSSLELVGRRQPTEAERVKVQPDSVIVELHYEGQDVLLAMKFDAYTGLSSWLEAGPVIGVGTWR; this is encoded by the coding sequence ATGAACGATCCTGGTTTTCCGTTCATCGCATTGGCAACTGTCTTTGCGTTGCTGATTTTTGCACTGTGCCTGTCCGGGGTACGCCGCTTTAACCTGCGGCGTGCCCTGGGCACAGTGGACGCCTCCATTTGCACGGCCGGAAAAGGCTGGCAGATGGGGGTTTGTCGTTATCAGGACAACGACCTTGAGTGGTTCAAGCTGCTCTCGCTCAGCGTCCGCCCCAAATACACGTTCCGGCGCAGCTCGCTGGAACTCGTGGGACGCCGTCAGCCTACTGAGGCGGAACGCGTGAAGGTCCAGCCTGACTCAGTGATCGTGGAACTTCACTACGAAGGCCAGGACGTGCTGCTGGCCATGAAGTTCGACGCCTACACAGGACTGTCCTCGTGGCTGGAAGCCGGGCCGGTCATCGGTGTGGGCACCTGGCGCTAA
- a CDS encoding alpha/beta hydrolase family protein: MDLVADVHLTDGPVLWIAWAAGAAGFGWLLWARGRRWLLSAGAALLLAAGVVATVHWLLMYIFSTLPESLPREVLAWFAAMVFALFLGVLRLWKLRRYSSPEGSSPPARRPAWRGRAAAVASILGVLLLGAVQINAYFGLNHTVSDVMGTAVARIQPLETGLERQPGAAAPAALAAWRPPVEMPSDGVVRKAQIPGTDSGFSSREAYVYLPPAYQAVPRPALPVLVLFSGQPGGPADWLTGGALRSRMDRFAADHNGVAPVVVVVDPNGTASANTLCMDSRIAKADTFLARDVPRWIEQTLDVSADHRQWAAGGFSFGATCALQMGTRHPGIYASVLAFSSEREPALAKERQKTIDASFGGDVAAFDEQTPLNIMARTRFEGHSVYFGAGARDPEFLAYMDELSAAARRAGFSVHAEPVANTGHSWEAASKALPAALDFLSSRWGIAP; the protein is encoded by the coding sequence GTGGATCTTGTCGCTGACGTCCATCTGACCGACGGACCCGTGCTGTGGATTGCCTGGGCCGCCGGTGCCGCAGGCTTCGGCTGGCTGCTCTGGGCACGCGGACGCCGCTGGCTCCTGAGTGCCGGCGCTGCCCTCCTGCTGGCCGCCGGCGTTGTGGCCACGGTGCACTGGCTGCTGATGTACATTTTTTCGACCCTGCCCGAGAGTCTCCCGCGCGAAGTACTCGCGTGGTTTGCGGCAATGGTCTTTGCCCTTTTCCTGGGGGTGCTCCGGCTGTGGAAGCTTCGACGGTATTCTTCGCCGGAGGGATCTTCTCCGCCGGCCCGCCGGCCTGCCTGGCGGGGGAGGGCCGCCGCCGTGGCGTCGATCCTCGGCGTCCTGCTGCTAGGGGCCGTCCAGATCAACGCCTATTTCGGCCTGAACCATACAGTCAGTGATGTCATGGGCACGGCCGTAGCCAGGATCCAGCCCTTGGAAACCGGTTTGGAACGCCAGCCCGGGGCCGCCGCCCCTGCCGCCCTGGCAGCCTGGCGGCCGCCGGTGGAAATGCCCTCCGACGGCGTCGTACGGAAGGCACAGATCCCGGGCACTGATTCGGGTTTCAGCAGCCGTGAGGCGTACGTCTACCTGCCGCCGGCCTACCAGGCCGTGCCCCGCCCAGCGCTCCCCGTCCTGGTCCTCTTTTCCGGACAGCCCGGAGGGCCGGCCGATTGGCTTACAGGAGGGGCCCTGCGCAGCCGGATGGACCGCTTCGCAGCGGACCACAACGGCGTGGCGCCGGTTGTCGTGGTGGTGGATCCCAACGGAACAGCATCGGCCAATACTCTCTGCATGGATAGCCGCATAGCCAAGGCTGATACGTTTCTTGCCCGGGATGTACCGCGCTGGATCGAGCAGACCCTGGACGTTTCCGCGGACCACCGGCAGTGGGCTGCGGGCGGATTTTCCTTTGGTGCCACCTGCGCGCTGCAGATGGGAACACGCCATCCCGGCATCTACGCCTCTGTCCTTGCGTTCTCGAGCGAACGTGAGCCGGCGCTCGCGAAGGAGCGGCAGAAGACCATCGACGCCTCGTTCGGCGGCGATGTTGCAGCCTTTGATGAGCAGACTCCCTTGAACATCATGGCTAGAACGCGGTTTGAGGGTCACTCCGTCTATTTCGGCGCCGGTGCAAGGGATCCGGAATTCCTTGCCTACATGGATGAGCTTTCCGCAGCGGCCCGGCGGGCAGGCTTCTCCGTTCATGCTGAGCCGGTGGCCAACACCGGCCATTCCTGGGAGGCGGCGTCCAAGGCCCTTCCGGCTGCCCTGGATTTCCTGTCATCACGATGGGGAATCGCGCCATGA
- a CDS encoding bifunctional lysylphosphatidylglycerol flippase/synthetase MprF → MNGQSNPAQVIDRKGSVPDGGVRWADVALRALRRTQQHFKAVPFTLAVLGLFLGAGAATNSFLSGPPEALLDVASVHATALKDGRWWSMFTSLFFATNPAAYLTAATMVLLFLGLAERRLGTLRTAAFFFGGQFAAVSLFLLVTQLARFAGDGWLGLMVDARLIGPYAAVLAAVLGASGLAPTLWQRRLRTGIVSASLLLVLYVGHPETVVGFLGALAGLAAGWWIQSDQGTLHRHRSTGRETRNLLALIVGIFAVGPILTAAVRSPTGPLALLRDVVLNPLPTLSQLEQNCGGTVDVSCLEIGRTGFAGPLGLALAVVPVLLLLICADGLRRGRRLAWRITIGVQLAVTALSAVYLTLFARIPHYPSRPHTAVMGSGFVHVLPLVAVPMLLMLLLWINRRQFRVETSARGRRTLTRVLAGTWLALAGTYTVAWLGAGGMERDGGLSGLAAELARQYLPVPIPSLYNRIFQDRQSVEAFLFAYSGIAFWAVALAGVWVVLLGRHHGAGAGVEERDVARRLVRRGGDSLSWMALWEPNKYWFTPGGDAGVAYQQHGSVALTLGGPFGDPALREEAAAGFMQYCAEHALVPCFYSCTDELWPMLHSRAFGRVAVAQETRLAVRELEFKGKEWQNVRTALNRARKTGVTAVWGRYSGLPAALRAQLLEVSEEWAAQKSVPEMGFTLGGMDELMDDDVLCCVAVDPDGVVHGVTSWLPVYEEGRVVSWTLDFMRRREDGLPGVMEFLIASAVLELRNSVEVISLSGSPLAKEPEEAAVSDAPRDTDQETGRDTDQEPDRGSGREPEALTAILDVVGRALEPVYGFRSLATFKSRFKPDYRTLYLYYQDPLQLPAIGRALSRAYLPGLSVRQSARLLRTMVR, encoded by the coding sequence ATGAACGGGCAATCGAACCCTGCCCAGGTGATCGACAGAAAGGGCTCCGTGCCGGACGGCGGCGTCAGGTGGGCTGACGTTGCGCTTCGGGCCCTGCGCCGCACGCAGCAGCATTTCAAGGCCGTGCCGTTCACCCTGGCTGTCCTTGGCCTGTTCCTTGGCGCGGGCGCGGCAACCAACAGCTTCCTGTCCGGGCCTCCGGAAGCACTTCTTGACGTGGCCTCGGTGCACGCGACCGCCTTGAAGGACGGCCGCTGGTGGTCCATGTTTACCTCGCTCTTCTTCGCCACGAACCCGGCGGCGTACCTCACGGCCGCAACAATGGTCCTGCTGTTCCTGGGCCTGGCCGAGCGCAGGCTGGGGACACTGCGGACCGCGGCGTTCTTCTTCGGCGGGCAGTTCGCGGCCGTCTCACTGTTTCTGCTGGTTACCCAGCTCGCCCGCTTCGCCGGGGACGGCTGGCTGGGCCTGATGGTGGATGCCCGGCTCATTGGCCCCTACGCAGCTGTGCTGGCGGCCGTGCTGGGGGCCAGCGGCCTCGCGCCCACCCTGTGGCAACGGCGCCTTCGTACGGGCATTGTGTCAGCGTCGCTGCTCCTCGTCCTCTACGTCGGGCATCCGGAGACCGTGGTCGGTTTCCTGGGTGCCCTGGCGGGGCTTGCCGCCGGGTGGTGGATCCAGAGCGACCAGGGAACCCTCCACCGGCACCGCTCCACCGGCCGCGAGACGCGTAACCTTCTGGCCCTGATCGTGGGGATTTTTGCCGTCGGACCCATCCTGACCGCCGCCGTCCGCAGCCCCACCGGGCCGCTGGCGCTGCTGCGGGACGTCGTCCTTAATCCGTTGCCCACCCTGAGCCAGCTGGAGCAGAACTGCGGCGGCACTGTGGACGTGAGCTGCCTGGAAATCGGGCGGACGGGGTTTGCCGGACCGCTGGGCCTTGCGCTGGCCGTGGTGCCCGTACTGCTCCTGCTGATCTGCGCGGACGGCCTCCGGCGTGGCCGCAGGCTTGCCTGGCGGATCACCATCGGTGTCCAGCTGGCCGTCACGGCATTGTCTGCCGTGTACCTCACGCTGTTTGCCCGGATACCCCACTACCCGTCACGGCCGCACACGGCCGTCATGGGCTCAGGATTCGTCCACGTGCTCCCGCTCGTGGCTGTTCCGATGCTCCTCATGCTGCTGCTGTGGATTAATCGGCGCCAGTTCCGTGTGGAAACTTCGGCAAGAGGACGGCGTACCCTCACCCGGGTGCTGGCAGGAACCTGGCTTGCACTTGCCGGTACCTACACCGTGGCGTGGCTGGGAGCCGGCGGAATGGAACGTGACGGCGGACTGTCCGGGCTCGCGGCGGAGCTGGCACGCCAGTACCTTCCGGTTCCCATCCCCAGCCTCTACAACCGCATCTTCCAGGACCGGCAGTCGGTGGAGGCCTTCCTGTTTGCCTATTCCGGCATCGCGTTCTGGGCGGTGGCACTGGCGGGCGTGTGGGTGGTGTTGCTGGGGCGGCACCACGGTGCCGGCGCGGGTGTCGAGGAGAGGGATGTGGCCCGCCGGCTGGTGCGCCGCGGCGGCGACTCGCTGTCCTGGATGGCGCTCTGGGAACCCAACAAATACTGGTTCACACCCGGCGGCGATGCCGGTGTGGCCTACCAGCAGCATGGCAGTGTTGCCCTCACGCTGGGCGGTCCGTTCGGAGACCCGGCGCTGCGGGAGGAAGCCGCTGCCGGATTCATGCAGTATTGCGCCGAGCATGCGCTGGTGCCGTGCTTTTATTCCTGCACCGACGAGCTGTGGCCCATGCTGCACTCCCGTGCGTTCGGCCGGGTTGCCGTAGCTCAGGAGACGCGGCTGGCCGTCAGGGAGCTCGAGTTCAAAGGCAAAGAATGGCAAAACGTCCGTACCGCACTGAACCGTGCGCGAAAGACCGGCGTCACGGCCGTCTGGGGACGCTACAGCGGGTTGCCTGCGGCGCTGCGCGCCCAGCTCCTCGAGGTATCCGAGGAATGGGCTGCGCAGAAATCCGTTCCGGAAATGGGATTTACGCTCGGCGGCATGGACGAGCTGATGGATGACGACGTGCTGTGCTGCGTCGCTGTCGACCCTGACGGAGTGGTGCATGGCGTGACCAGCTGGCTCCCGGTATATGAGGAGGGACGCGTGGTCAGCTGGACGCTCGATTTCATGCGCCGGCGGGAGGACGGATTACCCGGAGTCATGGAGTTCCTGATTGCCTCCGCAGTGCTTGAGCTGCGAAATTCGGTTGAAGTTATTTCCCTCTCCGGCTCACCCCTGGCTAAGGAGCCCGAGGAAGCGGCAGTATCCGACGCACCTCGGGATACAGACCAGGAAACCGGCCGGGACACGGACCAGGAGCCGGACCGGGGGAGCGGGCGGGAGCCCGAGGCCCTCACCGCGATCCTTGATGTGGTGGGGCGGGCACTCGAGCCGGTGTACGGCTTCCGCTCCCTGGCCACTTTCAAATCCAGGTTCAAGCCTGATTACCGCACGCTCTACCTTTACTACCAGGACCCCCTGCAACTGCCCGCGATCGGCCGGGCACTAAGCCGTGCCTATCTGCCGGGCCTTTCGGTCCGTCAGAGCGCACGACTGCTGAGGACGATGGTCCGCTAA
- a CDS encoding cold-shock protein yields MAQGTVKWFNAEKGFGFITPDDSDGDVFVHYSEIQTGGFKTLDENQRVQFEIGQGAKGPQATGVTLV; encoded by the coding sequence ATGGCACAGGGAACCGTCAAGTGGTTCAACGCTGAAAAAGGCTTCGGCTTCATTACCCCGGATGACTCCGATGGTGATGTCTTCGTTCACTACTCTGAGATCCAGACCGGCGGATTCAAGACCCTCGACGAGAACCAGCGCGTTCAGTTCGAGATCGGCCAGGGCGCCAAGGGCCCCCAGGCTACCGGCGTAACTCTGGTCTAG
- the nucS gene encoding endonuclease NucS, producing MRLVIARCSVDYVGRLKAHLPLATRLLLVKADGSVLVHSDGGSYKPLNWMSPPASLRVSTPDEVDLELGVTEQWTVQSAKTDDRLIINIHEQLHDTSHELGQDPGLIKDGVEADLQRLLADQIERLGTGFSLIRREYFTAIGPVDILARDADGATVAIELKRRGDIDGVEQLTRYLELLNRDPLLAPVRGIFAAQQIKPQAKVLANDRGIDCVTLDYDAMRGVDDSESRLF from the coding sequence GTGCGTTTAGTCATAGCCCGTTGTTCTGTTGATTACGTCGGCCGCCTCAAGGCCCATCTCCCCCTTGCCACCCGGCTTCTGCTGGTCAAGGCGGACGGGTCCGTGCTGGTGCACTCCGACGGCGGCTCCTACAAGCCGCTGAACTGGATGAGCCCTCCGGCCAGCCTGAGGGTCTCCACTCCCGACGAAGTGGACCTGGAGCTCGGCGTCACTGAACAGTGGACCGTCCAGTCCGCGAAGACAGATGACCGGCTCATCATCAACATCCACGAGCAGCTGCACGATACGTCCCATGAGCTAGGCCAGGATCCGGGCCTCATCAAGGACGGCGTCGAGGCCGACCTGCAGAGGCTGCTGGCTGACCAGATTGAGCGACTCGGCACCGGATTTTCCCTGATCCGGCGCGAGTATTTCACCGCCATTGGCCCCGTGGACATCCTCGCCAGGGACGCCGACGGCGCCACGGTGGCCATTGAGCTGAAAAGGCGCGGCGATATCGACGGAGTCGAACAGCTGACCCGCTACCTTGAGCTTCTCAACCGGGATCCGCTGCTGGCACCGGTCCGAGGCATCTTCGCCGCCCAGCAGATCAAGCCGCAGGCCAAGGTGCTGGCCAACGACCGCGGCATCGACTGCGTCACCCTGGACTACGACGCCATGCGCGGCGTGGATGATAGCGAATCGCGCCTCTTCTAA
- a CDS encoding alpha/beta hydrolase: MTFDPASFVFSQPSAATAIRASTVLPARRENIELRTEDGHVLVGELAVPESGGINATLITLHPLPTHGGFMDSHVYRKASYRLPALAGVAVLRFNTRGTSSPRGTSEGRFEEGVGERLDVEAAVRFAASRNLPNRWLVGWSFGTELALMYGATEPVASLVEGAVLLSPPLHRATDAHLREWAAAGKPLKVLVPEHDDYLQPAAAEERFSLVPQAEVVGVDGAKHLWVGEKYAARVLNEIVDEVTARGAGPDGLPQEWNGPVASAAP; the protein is encoded by the coding sequence ATGACTTTTGACCCGGCGTCGTTCGTATTCAGCCAGCCTTCCGCAGCAACCGCCATCCGGGCTTCAACAGTCCTCCCGGCCCGCCGGGAAAACATCGAATTACGCACCGAGGACGGTCACGTCCTCGTCGGCGAGCTGGCTGTCCCGGAATCGGGCGGGATCAACGCCACGCTGATCACGCTGCATCCCCTTCCCACCCACGGCGGCTTCATGGACTCGCACGTGTACCGCAAGGCCTCCTACCGGTTGCCGGCACTCGCCGGCGTCGCCGTCCTCAGGTTCAACACCAGGGGAACCAGTTCGCCCCGCGGCACCAGCGAGGGCCGGTTCGAGGAGGGTGTCGGCGAACGGCTCGACGTCGAGGCGGCGGTCCGGTTCGCAGCGTCCAGGAACCTGCCCAACCGCTGGCTGGTGGGCTGGTCGTTCGGAACGGAACTGGCGCTGATGTACGGCGCAACGGAGCCGGTGGCATCCCTGGTGGAAGGTGCCGTGCTGCTTTCACCTCCGCTGCACCGTGCCACCGACGCGCACCTGCGGGAGTGGGCAGCCGCAGGGAAGCCCCTGAAGGTGCTGGTTCCCGAGCACGACGACTACCTCCAGCCTGCGGCCGCTGAGGAGCGCTTCAGCCTGGTGCCGCAGGCCGAGGTTGTGGGGGTCGACGGCGCCAAGCACCTGTGGGTGGGGGAGAAATACGCCGCCCGCGTGCTCAACGAAATCGTGGACGAGGTCACGGCGCGGGGCGCTGGTCCCGACGGCCTGCCACAGGAATGGAACGGGCCCGTGGCCTCGGCGGCGCCGTAA
- a CDS encoding AI-2E family transporter, translating into MLPGLAAALLRRLRTPLPGAQPRLRFEMPPDFDEDATTPETETGTRFGHPGPRMSSQHPLYMGFMGTVGVGLALLVYWIGSNTTQLLLWIVTALFIALGLDPVVRWLEGRKLPRPIGILVSVTVLVSAVAGFFATLIPTIVQQVTQIVQEAPRWIQDFIDSDFFRSVDDQFGVRERITQELEKFVNNPDAMGGIFGGVVGFGSTVANGLFGTLIVLVLSLYFLAALPAMKKWGYRLAPRSRRARVEALSEEITGSVGNYVIGQACVALLNATFAFIVMSIVGVPFAVLLAFVVALLAFIPLVGGMIAGVVVTLIALTAGWQTALVYAICYFAYLQFEAYFISPRIMQKAVAVPGAVAVISVIAGGSLLGVLGALIAIPTAAAVMLLVKEIFIVRQDKH; encoded by the coding sequence GTGCTGCCGGGCCTGGCCGCGGCATTGCTGCGCAGGCTGCGGACGCCCCTTCCCGGAGCGCAGCCCCGGCTCCGCTTCGAAATGCCGCCCGACTTCGACGAAGACGCCACGACTCCCGAAACCGAGACCGGCACCCGCTTTGGACATCCGGGGCCTCGGATGTCGTCACAGCATCCCTTATATATGGGCTTCATGGGCACCGTGGGCGTCGGCCTGGCCCTGCTCGTGTATTGGATCGGGTCCAACACCACGCAGCTCCTGCTCTGGATTGTGACCGCGCTCTTCATCGCGTTGGGCCTGGATCCGGTGGTGCGCTGGCTTGAAGGCCGCAAGCTTCCCCGGCCCATCGGCATCCTGGTGTCGGTCACGGTCCTCGTCTCGGCCGTCGCCGGCTTCTTCGCCACGCTGATCCCCACCATCGTCCAGCAGGTGACCCAGATCGTGCAGGAGGCACCCCGCTGGATCCAGGACTTCATTGACTCGGATTTCTTCCGCAGTGTTGACGACCAGTTCGGCGTGCGGGAACGCATTACGCAGGAGCTGGAAAAGTTCGTCAATAATCCGGATGCCATGGGTGGCATCTTCGGCGGCGTCGTGGGCTTTGGATCCACGGTGGCCAACGGACTCTTCGGAACCCTCATCGTCCTCGTGCTCAGCCTTTACTTCCTTGCTGCACTCCCCGCCATGAAGAAGTGGGGGTACCGGCTCGCGCCCCGCTCCCGCCGGGCCCGGGTGGAAGCGCTTTCGGAAGAGATCACCGGGTCAGTGGGTAACTACGTCATCGGCCAGGCCTGCGTAGCCCTCCTTAACGCGACGTTTGCGTTCATCGTGATGTCCATCGTCGGCGTCCCCTTTGCCGTGCTGCTGGCGTTCGTTGTGGCCCTGCTGGCGTTCATCCCCCTGGTCGGCGGAATGATTGCGGGCGTAGTGGTCACGCTGATCGCACTGACCGCAGGCTGGCAGACCGCCCTTGTCTACGCTATTTGCTACTTTGCCTACCTGCAGTTCGAGGCCTACTTCATCTCGCCCCGCATCATGCAAAAGGCTGTGGCCGTGCCGGGCGCTGTGGCTGTCATCTCGGTGATCGCCGGAGGCAGCCTGCTCGGCGTCCTCGGCGCCCTTATCGCCATTCCCACCGCCGCCGCGGTCATGCTGCTCGTGAAGGAAATCTTCATCGTCCGCCAGGACAAGCACTAG
- a CDS encoding tetratricopeptide repeat protein translates to MSSPASRPVPPAAASQLNLRGAVDLSSLKQRTAPPAGQSPAGGQPGPGAGQPGTPAPGAAPETGGQPLRVDVTEGNFQQLVELSAQVPVVFGLWASYSPASGELINVLEGIINSYGGRLVLGAADIDAFPQLAQAFQVQAVPTAVAVVKGQPVPLFQGGADEQQVRSLLDELLKVAAANGVTGSLGGSGTAAAEAEPAPLPPLHQAAYDAIEAGDYAAAAASYRQALLEMPADAEAKAGLAQVELMERLQSLTGPDGEALRKVAADEPDNLDAQLGVADLDIAGGHIDDALGRIVGFIGRNFGPERETARVRLLELFEVVGPSDERVAKARQGLARVLF, encoded by the coding sequence ATGAGTTCGCCAGCCTCCCGTCCAGTCCCTCCAGCCGCTGCCAGCCAGCTCAACCTGCGCGGCGCCGTCGACCTTTCCAGCCTGAAACAGCGCACCGCGCCACCGGCCGGACAGTCTCCTGCCGGCGGCCAGCCCGGCCCTGGCGCCGGCCAGCCGGGGACGCCTGCCCCGGGGGCGGCGCCGGAAACCGGCGGTCAGCCGCTCCGCGTGGACGTCACCGAAGGAAACTTCCAGCAGCTTGTTGAGTTGTCCGCCCAGGTGCCCGTGGTCTTCGGCCTCTGGGCAAGCTATTCACCCGCCTCGGGCGAACTGATCAACGTCCTTGAAGGCATCATCAACAGCTACGGCGGCCGGCTGGTCCTTGGTGCCGCGGACATCGACGCCTTCCCCCAGCTTGCCCAGGCATTCCAGGTCCAGGCCGTCCCCACCGCCGTGGCGGTGGTAAAGGGACAGCCCGTTCCCCTGTTCCAGGGCGGAGCCGACGAACAACAGGTGCGCAGCCTGCTGGATGAACTTCTGAAGGTCGCAGCCGCCAACGGCGTTACGGGCAGTCTGGGCGGTTCCGGAACGGCAGCTGCCGAGGCCGAACCGGCCCCGCTGCCGCCACTGCACCAGGCCGCCTACGATGCCATCGAAGCAGGAGACTATGCTGCCGCGGCCGCGTCCTACCGCCAGGCGTTGCTGGAGATGCCGGCGGATGCCGAAGCCAAGGCCGGACTCGCCCAGGTGGAGCTGATGGAGCGGCTGCAGTCCCTGACCGGTCCGGACGGCGAAGCGCTCCGCAAAGTCGCGGCCGATGAGCCGGACAACCTTGATGCACAGCTGGGCGTAGCGGACCTGGACATCGCCGGCGGACACATCGATGACGCACTGGGCCGGATCGTTGGCTTCATCGGCCGGAACTTCGGTCCGGAGCGTGAGACCGCCCGCGTGCGGCTGCTCGAGCTCTTCGAGGTGGTGGGTCCGTCTGATGAGCGCGTTGCCAAGGCGCGGCAGGGACTGGCGCGGGTGCTGTTTTAA